The Lacipirellula parvula genome window below encodes:
- a CDS encoding UTP--glucose-1-phosphate uridylyltransferase, which produces MTATINKSELESLLRPHNQLHVLQFWDELDAAGREQLAGQVRSIDFDLLDSLFRDEIDQPDWAELARQASPPPAVRLHERAPGATNPLHITAEAARRAGVAALEAGEVGVILVAGGQGSRLGFEKPKGMYPIGPLSKATLAQIHLEKIRAIAKRHGKSTPLYMMTSPVTHDDTLEFLADNAHFGLAKDDLFVFCQGTMPAVDAKSGQVLLEAKDSIFLSPDGHGGTVAALGASGAFDHMRHRGIKHLFYFQVDNPLAPICDAELIGFHILAKSELTSLAIAKQSPQERLGNFVMINDRVSIIEYSDFPDDVAEQRDANGELVYWAGSVAIHVFDVAFLERSLKLKDTLPFHVARKKAEYIGNDGKLAKPSEPNALKFERFIFDLLPHAERPIVVEYAEEEAFAPLKNASGAPKDTPEYVHRFLLDQHRRWLEAAGAQVAPGVHVEISPLYALDAEEVAKRVKAGTRFERSEYLGSE; this is translated from the coding sequence ATGACCGCCACAATCAATAAGTCGGAACTCGAATCCCTGCTGCGGCCACACAACCAGCTGCATGTGTTGCAGTTTTGGGATGAACTCGACGCCGCGGGGCGCGAGCAACTGGCTGGGCAGGTGCGGTCAATTGACTTCGACCTGCTCGATTCGCTGTTCCGCGACGAGATCGATCAGCCTGATTGGGCGGAGCTCGCGCGGCAGGCGTCCCCCCCGCCGGCGGTACGCTTGCACGAGCGGGCGCCGGGGGCGACCAATCCTTTGCATATCACGGCCGAGGCGGCGCGACGCGCGGGCGTGGCGGCGCTCGAGGCGGGCGAGGTCGGTGTGATCCTCGTCGCGGGCGGGCAGGGGAGTCGGCTCGGGTTCGAGAAGCCGAAGGGGATGTACCCGATTGGTCCGTTGTCGAAGGCAACGCTCGCACAGATTCATCTCGAGAAGATTCGCGCGATTGCCAAGCGGCATGGCAAGTCGACGCCGCTCTACATGATGACGAGTCCCGTCACGCACGACGACACGCTCGAGTTCCTCGCCGACAACGCGCACTTCGGTCTCGCGAAGGACGACTTGTTCGTCTTCTGCCAGGGAACGATGCCGGCGGTCGATGCGAAGTCAGGGCAAGTGCTGCTCGAAGCGAAGGATTCCATCTTCCTCAGCCCGGACGGCCACGGCGGTACGGTGGCGGCGCTCGGCGCGAGCGGGGCGTTCGACCACATGCGGCACCGCGGCATCAAGCATCTGTTTTACTTTCAGGTCGACAACCCGCTGGCGCCGATCTGCGATGCGGAGCTCATTGGCTTCCACATCCTGGCGAAGTCGGAGCTGACGTCGCTCGCCATTGCGAAGCAGTCGCCGCAGGAGCGGCTCGGCAACTTCGTGATGATCAACGATCGCGTGAGCATCATCGAGTACAGCGATTTTCCCGACGACGTCGCCGAGCAGCGCGACGCGAACGGCGAACTTGTCTATTGGGCGGGGAGCGTGGCGATTCATGTGTTCGACGTGGCGTTCTTGGAACGCTCGCTGAAGCTGAAGGATACGCTGCCGTTCCATGTGGCGCGGAAGAAGGCTGAGTACATCGGCAACGACGGGAAACTCGCTAAGCCGAGCGAACCGAATGCGCTGAAGTTCGAGCGGTTCATTTTCGATTTGCTGCCGCATGCCGAGCGGCCGATCGTGGTTGAGTATGCGGAGGAGGAAGCGTTCGCGCCGCTGAAGAATGCGTCGGGGGCGCCGAAGGATACGCCCGAATACGTCCACAGGTTTTTGCTGGATCAGCATCGGCGGTGGCTGGAGGCGGCGGGCGCCCAGGTGGCGCCGGGCGTGCATGTGGAGATCAGCCCGCTGTATGCGCTCGATGCCGAGGAAGTCGCGAAACGCGTGAAGGCGGGGACGCGGTTTGAGCGGTCGGAGTATTTGGGGAGTGAGTAG
- the metK gene encoding methionine adenosyltransferase, with translation MASGKYLFTSEAVSMGHPDKLADQISDGVLDALFAQDPYSRVACETMVTTGMVVIAGEITTKAYVDMQKVVREVIRDVGYTDSPMGLSADHCSVLVAIDEQSADIAMGVNDDASKGKDIGAGDQGLMFGYACNDTPELMPLPIALSHRIMNRLTAARKNGEVDWLRPDSKSQVTVEYDGNKPTRIDTVVVSTQHSEDVSNEAIRKFVIESIIKPELPAELVTGEIKYHINPTGRFVVGGPHGDCGLTGRKIIVDTYGGWGRHGGGAFSGKDPTKVDRSAAYMARYVAKNIVASGLAERCEVQLAYAIGVTDPVSVYVDTEGTGKIEDSKICDIVKKLFPLSPSGIIKHLDLRRPIFRKTAAGGHFGRNEPEFTWEKTDMAAKIKAEADKL, from the coding sequence GTGGCATCCGGAAAATACCTGTTCACAAGCGAAGCAGTCAGCATGGGGCATCCCGACAAGCTGGCCGACCAGATTTCCGACGGCGTGCTCGACGCCCTCTTCGCCCAAGATCCCTACAGCCGCGTCGCCTGCGAGACGATGGTCACCACCGGCATGGTCGTCATCGCCGGCGAGATCACCACGAAGGCCTACGTCGATATGCAGAAGGTCGTCCGCGAGGTGATCCGCGACGTCGGTTACACCGACTCGCCGATGGGCCTCAGCGCCGACCACTGCTCGGTCCTCGTCGCCATCGACGAGCAAAGCGCCGACATCGCGATGGGCGTCAACGACGACGCCTCGAAGGGCAAGGACATCGGCGCGGGCGACCAAGGGCTGATGTTCGGCTACGCCTGCAACGATACCCCCGAGCTGATGCCGCTGCCGATCGCGTTGTCGCACCGCATCATGAACCGCCTGACCGCCGCCCGGAAGAACGGCGAGGTCGATTGGCTCCGTCCCGACAGCAAGAGCCAAGTCACGGTCGAGTACGACGGCAACAAGCCGACCCGCATCGACACCGTGGTCGTCTCGACGCAACACAGCGAAGACGTTTCGAACGAAGCGATTCGCAAGTTCGTCATCGAAAGCATCATCAAGCCGGAACTGCCGGCTGAGCTCGTCACCGGCGAGATCAAGTACCACATCAACCCGACCGGTCGCTTCGTCGTCGGCGGTCCGCACGGCGACTGCGGTCTCACCGGCCGCAAGATCATCGTCGACACCTACGGCGGCTGGGGCCGTCACGGCGGCGGCGCCTTCAGCGGCAAGGACCCGACCAAGGTCGATCGCAGCGCCGCCTACATGGCTCGCTACGTCGCCAAGAACATCGTCGCCTCGGGCTTGGCCGAACGCTGCGAAGTGCAGCTCGCCTACGCCATCGGCGTCACCGACCCGGTGAGCGTCTACGTCGACACCGAAGGCACGGGCAAGATCGAGGACTCGAAGATCTGCGACATCGTGAAGAAGCTCTTCCCGTTGTCGCCGTCGGGCATCATCAAGCACCTCGACCTGCGTCGCCCGATCTTCCGCAAGACGGCCGCCGGCGGCCACTTTGGCCGCAACGAGCCGGAGTTCACGTGGGAGAAGACCGACATGGCCGCGAAGATCAAAGCTGAAGCTGACAAGCTGTAA
- a CDS encoding metallophosphoesterase family protein translates to MRRIIHLSDLHFGAEEPAIAEGLLKDIDQQAAQLLVVSGDLTQRARASQFADAERFLKHIELPRIVVPGNHDIPLYNAIARWLTPLDNYRRFIGVNVEPTFYDAELAVAGVNTARSNTWKDGRISPQQVERLRQFFVAQADAACKILVAHHPFIPPAKEPNAALVDGGPAALRVFEACGCHLILAGHLHVAYSGDVRPHHVEVKRSILVIQAGTAISHRRRDEPNAYNVLTVDGATLTLEVRTWNGRTFVGTPPQRFVQTAEGWNKSGT, encoded by the coding sequence ATGCGACGCATTATTCATCTTTCCGACCTCCACTTTGGCGCCGAGGAGCCGGCGATCGCGGAAGGTTTGTTGAAAGATATCGATCAGCAAGCGGCGCAGTTGCTCGTGGTGAGCGGCGACCTCACCCAGCGAGCGCGGGCGTCGCAGTTCGCCGATGCGGAGCGATTCCTCAAGCACATTGAACTGCCGCGGATTGTCGTGCCGGGGAATCACGACATCCCGCTGTACAACGCGATCGCACGCTGGCTGACGCCGCTTGATAACTACCGGCGGTTCATCGGCGTGAACGTTGAGCCGACGTTTTACGATGCGGAACTCGCGGTGGCGGGCGTGAACACGGCTCGCTCGAACACTTGGAAGGATGGTCGCATCTCGCCGCAGCAGGTCGAGCGGTTACGGCAGTTCTTCGTTGCCCAGGCGGATGCGGCGTGCAAGATTCTCGTCGCGCATCATCCGTTCATTCCGCCGGCGAAGGAGCCAAACGCGGCACTGGTCGACGGCGGACCGGCGGCGCTGCGGGTGTTTGAAGCGTGCGGCTGCCATCTGATTCTCGCCGGCCACTTGCACGTGGCGTATTCAGGTGACGTGCGGCCGCATCATGTGGAAGTGAAGCGGTCGATTCTGGTGATTCAGGCGGGGACGGCGATTTCGCATCGTCGCCGCGATGAGCCGAATGCGTACAACGTGCTCACCGTTGACGGGGCGACGCTGACGCTGGAGGTGCGGACGTGGAACGGCCGGACGTTTGTCGGCACGCCGCCGCAGCGGTTTGTGCAGACGGCGGAGGGGTGGAATAAGAGCGGGACGTAA
- a CDS encoding diacylglycerol/lipid kinase family protein yields the protein MKVIALLNRDSGTYAANANANTDPAQQVADALSAAGVDADVRSVAGDQLDDEARAAVKAGVDAVVAGGGDGTISTVAAALVGGPTPLGVLPLGTLNHFAKDLGISFDLAEAAKVIAAGNARPVDLARVNDRIFINNSSVGVYARAVVDRDATRSRLKLSKWPAMALAAMKTFVRAPMIQVRLDVEGKVDHLKTPLIFVGNNRYRLDLLKIGARDRLDEGVLSLYVARAQTRWGMLKLLLNGALGRLQQDRDFETLYPREVWMETRRSRLHLAADGEVMRMEAPLHYEILPRALNVLVPNERSE from the coding sequence ATGAAGGTCATCGCCCTCCTGAACCGCGATTCCGGCACATATGCCGCGAATGCGAACGCCAATACCGATCCTGCTCAGCAAGTGGCTGATGCACTCTCCGCCGCCGGCGTTGACGCCGATGTGCGGAGCGTGGCCGGCGATCAACTCGACGACGAAGCGCGGGCTGCCGTGAAGGCGGGCGTTGATGCGGTGGTGGCCGGCGGCGGCGACGGGACGATCAGCACCGTGGCGGCCGCGCTCGTCGGCGGGCCGACGCCGCTCGGCGTATTGCCGCTGGGAACGCTCAATCATTTCGCGAAAGACCTCGGCATTTCGTTCGACCTTGCCGAAGCGGCGAAGGTCATCGCCGCGGGTAACGCTCGCCCGGTTGATCTCGCGCGAGTGAACGACCGGATCTTCATCAACAACTCGTCCGTCGGCGTCTATGCCCGTGCGGTTGTCGATCGCGATGCGACGCGGAGCCGATTGAAGCTCAGCAAGTGGCCGGCGATGGCGCTCGCGGCAATGAAGACGTTTGTGCGGGCGCCGATGATTCAGGTGCGCCTCGATGTCGAGGGGAAGGTTGACCACTTGAAGACGCCCCTCATTTTCGTGGGCAACAATCGGTACCGGCTCGATCTACTGAAGATTGGCGCCCGCGATCGGCTCGACGAAGGTGTGCTGTCGCTATACGTCGCTCGCGCGCAAACGCGGTGGGGGATGTTGAAGTTGCTGCTCAACGGAGCACTGGGCCGCTTGCAGCAAGACCGCGATTTTGAAACGCTCTATCCGCGCGAGGTGTGGATGGAGACGCGGCGGAGTCGGCTTCACCTCGCGGCGGACGGGGAGGTGATGCGGATGGAGGCGCCGCTGCATTATGAGATTTTGCCGCGGGCGCTGAATGTCCTCGTCCCTAACGAACGATCTGAATAA
- the ruvB gene encoding Holliday junction branch migration DNA helicase RuvB, with the protein MSREPIISSDDAFEPDEPSGYTPLGREDDQVLRPQRMEDMVGQREVYERLMIAVDAARIRQETLGHILLDGPPGLGKTTFATCIPRALDVPLQIASGAALSAPKDLLPYLTNAQEGSVLFIDEIHRLPKAVEEFMYPAMEDFRIDITLGEGVSARTVNMALRPFTIIGATTRSGLLSAPLRDRFQVREHLDFYSHEELTEITRRNARKLRVEIDDEAALKIAICSRGTPRITNNRLRWVRDYATTKAAGKITLPVAEAALGMLGVDPLGLDPQDRKYMETILRVFHGGPAGVEAIAHTLNLAVDTLTDEVEPFLLRSELVVRTPRGRKLTAKGYEHLGVSPDAVINGGRPRRGNDDSDRPLFAE; encoded by the coding sequence ATGTCGCGCGAGCCGATTATTTCCAGTGACGACGCTTTCGAACCCGACGAGCCCTCGGGGTACACACCGCTTGGCCGCGAGGACGATCAGGTTCTCCGTCCGCAGCGGATGGAGGATATGGTTGGCCAGCGCGAGGTGTACGAGCGGCTGATGATCGCCGTCGACGCCGCCCGGATTCGGCAGGAGACGCTGGGGCACATTTTGCTCGATGGGCCGCCGGGGCTCGGCAAGACGACCTTTGCCACGTGCATTCCGCGAGCGCTCGACGTGCCGCTGCAAATCGCCAGCGGCGCCGCGCTCAGCGCGCCGAAAGATTTGCTGCCGTACCTGACGAACGCCCAAGAAGGGTCGGTGCTGTTCATCGACGAAATCCACCGCCTGCCGAAGGCGGTGGAAGAGTTCATGTACCCGGCGATGGAAGACTTTCGCATCGACATCACGCTCGGCGAAGGGGTGAGCGCTCGCACGGTGAACATGGCGCTGCGGCCGTTCACGATCATCGGCGCCACGACGCGTAGCGGCTTGCTGTCGGCGCCGTTGCGCGATCGGTTCCAGGTGCGCGAGCATCTCGACTTTTACTCGCACGAGGAGTTGACTGAGATCACTCGCCGCAACGCCCGCAAGCTGCGGGTGGAGATCGACGACGAGGCGGCGCTGAAGATCGCCATCTGCAGTCGCGGCACGCCGCGGATCACGAACAACCGGCTCCGCTGGGTGCGCGACTACGCGACGACGAAGGCGGCGGGGAAGATCACGCTGCCGGTGGCCGAGGCGGCGCTCGGCATGCTCGGCGTCGATCCGCTGGGCCTCGATCCGCAAGATCGCAAATATATGGAGACGATCCTCCGCGTCTTCCACGGCGGTCCGGCGGGCGTCGAGGCGATCGCCCACACGCTCAACCTGGCGGTCGATACGCTCACCGACGAAGTGGAGCCGTTTCTGCTCCGCTCGGAGTTGGTCGTTCGGACGCCGCGCGGGCGGAAGCTGACCGCGAAGGGGTACGAGCATTTGGGCGTGAGCCCAGACGCGGTGATCAACGGCGGGCGTCCGCGGCGGGGAAATGACGACAGCGACCGGCCGCTATTTGCGGAATAG